The following coding sequences lie in one Peromyscus maniculatus bairdii isolate BWxNUB_F1_BW_parent chromosome 3, HU_Pman_BW_mat_3.1, whole genome shotgun sequence genomic window:
- the Tatdn2 gene encoding 3'-5' RNA nuclease TATDN2 isoform X1 codes for MASERRKVKYHWGSASEGCPSKRSRPREPRHVAPSSRPARSGASSRPRGASSPQRLKGRRGSDVARTPRSSARRRTSSSSSSSSLSSGSGAGGAASPGFLIASPRRFPTTKGSRPPHPAHSSLEDMASLRKEACSVKVNSKDSSRHSMNSEFATEAEGQSDAMEEPSKFQKRKDRLRDQGSTVIYLKAIQGILGKSMPKRKGEAATTQGKASLGEYPSREGPTRNVEGPARSREGPSRTREGPSRTREGPSRSVEGPAKSREELVKSVERPAGKVTVTVPQKEESLTKVRVEKEESVLDRSSVCNRRVVTVKKTSEELLGDQRTVIDKPSPALEFFDNSDSLADIQKHTNREVVIEHPSSGSDWSDVDELATVRFSQEEPVLLKYSAVPESSSFPTDYVMYPPHLYSSPWCDYASYWTSSQKTPGYPLGGSNSHDLAQAGKSSQDLSSVHSSKSTVSTQSISKDLDIAQEGRSQNSHSLQSSRSTEEEKEEVKGKRTFREETPPRHTREHTSSSLPRSHREMNLEEGFIDTHCHLDMLYSKLSFKGTFTKFRKIYSSSFPKEFQGCISDFCDPRTLTDGLWEELLKEDLVWGAFGCHPHFARYYNENQERKLLHALRHPKAVAFGEMGLDYSHKCTTPVPEQHQVFERQLQLAVSLKKPLVIHCREADEDLLDIMKKFVPSDYKIHRHCFTGSYSVIEPLLKYFPNMSVGFTAVLTYSSAWEARDALRQIPLDRIIVETDAPYFLPRQVPRSLCQYAHPGLALHTVREIARVKEESLSRTLAVLRENTSRLYSL; via the exons ATGGCGTCGGAGCGGCGCAAGGTCAAGTACCACTGGGGCAGCGCGTCGGAAGGGTGTCCCAGCAAGCGCAGCCGCCCCCGGGAGCCCCGCCATGTGGCCCCCTCCAGCCGGCCAGCTCGCAGCGGTGCGTCGTCGCGTCCCCGAGGGGCCAGCAGCCCCCAGCGTCTGAAAGGCCGGCGGGGCAGCGATGTGGCCCGCACGCCCCGGAGCTCAGCCCGCCGCcgcacctcctcttcctcctcgtcGTCCTCCCTCTCCTCGGGCTCAGGTGCGGGCGGGGCCGCCTCCCCTGGCTTCCTGATTGCGAGCCCTCGCCGGTTCCCGACGACCAAGGGGTCCCGACCTCCGCACCCCGCCCACTCCTCCCTAGAAGACATGGCTTCTCTTCGGAAGGAAGCTTGTAGCGTTAAG GTTAATTCTAAAGATAGTTCTCGTCACTCTATGAACTCTGAATTTGCAACTGAAGCTGAGGGTCAGAGTGATGCTATGGAGGAAcccagcaagttccagaaaaggaAGGACAGGCTTCGAGACCAGGGCTCAACAGTGATCTACTTGAAGGCCATCCAGGGCATCCTGGGGAAGTCAATGcccaagaggaagggagaggctgCCACCACTCAGGGGAAGGCAAGCTTGGGAGAGTATCCAAGCCGGGAAGGACCAACCAGGAATGTGGAAGGACCAGCCAGGAGCAGGGAAGGACCGTCCAGGACCAGGGAAGGACCGTCCAGGACCAGGGAAGGACCGTCCAGGAGTGTGGAAGGACCAGCCAAGAGCCGGGAAGAACTGGTTAAGAGTGTTGAAAGACCAGCCGGAAAGGTTACAGTCACTGTACCTCAGAAGGAAGAGTCACTTACAAAGGTCAGAGTGGAGAAGGAAGAGTCTGTGCTAGACAGGAGTAGCGTCTGCAACAGAAGAGTGGTCACTGTGAAGAAAACTAGTGAGGAGCTGCTTGGTGACCAAAGGACAGTCATTGACAAACCTTCTCCAGCCCTAGAATTTTTTGATAACTCTGACTCTCTTGCAGATATTCAAAAG CACACAAACAGAGAGGTGGTGATTGAGCATCCCTCTTCAGGGAGTGACTGGTCAGATGTGGATGAGCTGGCCACTGTGAGGTTCTCCCAAGAGGAGCCTGTCTTGCTGAAATATTCAGCAGTTCCAGAATCATCTTCCTTCCCCACTGACTATGTTATGTACCCTCCTCATCTGTATAGTAGCCCGTGGTGTGACTATGCCAGCTACTGGACTAGCAGCCAGAAGACTCCTGGTTATCCATTGGGGGGATCCAACAGCCATGACTTAGCACaggctgggaagagcagccaggaccTTTCAAGTGTTCATTCCTCCAAGTCCACAGTGAGCACCCAGAGCATCTCCAAAGACCTGGACATTGCCCAGGAAGGCAGGTCCCAGAATTCCCATTCACTTCAATCCTCCAGAagcacagaggaggagaaggaggaggtgaaggGGAAAAGGACATTCCGAGAGGAGACACCACCTCGTCATACCAGAGAACATACATCCAGCTCCTTGCCAAGGAGCCACCGGGAGATGAACCTAGAAGAGGGTTTCATCGATACCCACTGTCACCTGGACATGCTTTACTCCAAGCTATCTTTCAAGGGGACATTTACAAAGTTCAGAAAGATTTATAGCAGCTCCTTCCCTAAGGAGTTTCAGGGCTGCATCTCTGACTTCTGTGATCCAAGGACATTGACTGATGGCCTATGGGAGGAACTCCTGAAAGAAGATCTGGTTTGGGGGGCCTTTGGCTGTCACCCTCATTTTGCACGCTACTATAATGAGAATCAAGAAAGAAAGCTTTTGCATGCCTTACGGCACCCCAAGGCTGTGGCATTTGGAGAGATGGGCCTGGACTACTCTCACAAGTGTACCACACCAGTTCCTGAGCAGCACCAG GTGTTTGAGAGGCAGCTGCAGCTGGCTGTGTCTCTGAAGAAGCCCTTGGTCATCCACTGCCGTGAAGCTGATGAAGATCTATTGGACATCATGAAAAAATTTGTGCCCTCTGACTACAAGATCCATAG GCACTGCTTCACTGGCAGCTACTCAGTCATTGAGCCTTTGTTGAAGTACTTCCCTAACATGTCGGTGGGCTTCACAGCAGTACTGACCTACTCCTCCGCCTGGGAGGCCCGGGATGCCCTTAGACAGATCCCGTTGGACAGGATCATTGTGGAAACAGATGCACCCTACTTCCTCCCTCGCCAG GTGCCGAGAAGTCTTTGCCAGTATGCCCATCCAGGCCTGGCCTTGCACACAGTTCGAGAGATTGCCAGAGTCAAAGAGGAGTCACTTTCCCGTACTCTGGCGGTCCTCCGAGAGAACACCAGTCGCCTCTACAGTCTTTGA
- the Tatdn2 gene encoding 3'-5' RNA nuclease TATDN2 isoform X2, translating into MASERRKVKYHWGSASEGCPSKRSRPREPRHVAPSSRPARSGASSRPRGASSPQRLKGRRGSDVARTPRSSARRRTSSSSSSSSLSSGSGAGGAASPGFLIASPRRFPTTKGSRPPHPAHSSLEDMASLRKEACSVKVNSKDSSRHSMNSEFATEAEGQSDAMEEPSKFQKRKDRLRDQGSTVIYLKAIQGILGKSMPKRKGEAATTQGKASLGEYPSREGPTRNVEGPARSREGPSRTREGPSRTREGPSRSVEGPAKSREELVKSVERPAGKVTVTVPQKEESLTKVRVEKEESVLDRSSVCNRRVVTVKKTSEELLGDQRTVIDKPSPALEFFDNSDSLADIQKHTNREVVIEHPSSGSDWSDVDELATVRFSQEEPVLLKYSAVPESSSFPTDYVMYPPHLYSSPWCDYASYWTSSQKTPGYPLGGSNSHDLAQAGKSSQDLSSVHSSKSTVSTQSISKDLDIAQEGRSQNSHSLQSSRSTEEEKEEVKGKRTFREETPPRHTREHTSSSLPRSHREMNLEEGFIDTHCHLDMLYSKLSFKGTFTKFRKIYSSSFPKEFQGCISDFCDPRTLTDGLWEELLKEDLVWGAFGCHPHFARYYNENQERKLLHALRHPKAVAFGEMGLDYSHKCTTPVPEQHQVFERQLQLAVSLKKPLVIHCREADEDLLDIMKKFVPSDYKIHRCREVFASMPIQAWPCTQFERLPESKRSHFPVLWRSSERTPVASTVFEQGA; encoded by the exons ATGGCGTCGGAGCGGCGCAAGGTCAAGTACCACTGGGGCAGCGCGTCGGAAGGGTGTCCCAGCAAGCGCAGCCGCCCCCGGGAGCCCCGCCATGTGGCCCCCTCCAGCCGGCCAGCTCGCAGCGGTGCGTCGTCGCGTCCCCGAGGGGCCAGCAGCCCCCAGCGTCTGAAAGGCCGGCGGGGCAGCGATGTGGCCCGCACGCCCCGGAGCTCAGCCCGCCGCcgcacctcctcttcctcctcgtcGTCCTCCCTCTCCTCGGGCTCAGGTGCGGGCGGGGCCGCCTCCCCTGGCTTCCTGATTGCGAGCCCTCGCCGGTTCCCGACGACCAAGGGGTCCCGACCTCCGCACCCCGCCCACTCCTCCCTAGAAGACATGGCTTCTCTTCGGAAGGAAGCTTGTAGCGTTAAG GTTAATTCTAAAGATAGTTCTCGTCACTCTATGAACTCTGAATTTGCAACTGAAGCTGAGGGTCAGAGTGATGCTATGGAGGAAcccagcaagttccagaaaaggaAGGACAGGCTTCGAGACCAGGGCTCAACAGTGATCTACTTGAAGGCCATCCAGGGCATCCTGGGGAAGTCAATGcccaagaggaagggagaggctgCCACCACTCAGGGGAAGGCAAGCTTGGGAGAGTATCCAAGCCGGGAAGGACCAACCAGGAATGTGGAAGGACCAGCCAGGAGCAGGGAAGGACCGTCCAGGACCAGGGAAGGACCGTCCAGGACCAGGGAAGGACCGTCCAGGAGTGTGGAAGGACCAGCCAAGAGCCGGGAAGAACTGGTTAAGAGTGTTGAAAGACCAGCCGGAAAGGTTACAGTCACTGTACCTCAGAAGGAAGAGTCACTTACAAAGGTCAGAGTGGAGAAGGAAGAGTCTGTGCTAGACAGGAGTAGCGTCTGCAACAGAAGAGTGGTCACTGTGAAGAAAACTAGTGAGGAGCTGCTTGGTGACCAAAGGACAGTCATTGACAAACCTTCTCCAGCCCTAGAATTTTTTGATAACTCTGACTCTCTTGCAGATATTCAAAAG CACACAAACAGAGAGGTGGTGATTGAGCATCCCTCTTCAGGGAGTGACTGGTCAGATGTGGATGAGCTGGCCACTGTGAGGTTCTCCCAAGAGGAGCCTGTCTTGCTGAAATATTCAGCAGTTCCAGAATCATCTTCCTTCCCCACTGACTATGTTATGTACCCTCCTCATCTGTATAGTAGCCCGTGGTGTGACTATGCCAGCTACTGGACTAGCAGCCAGAAGACTCCTGGTTATCCATTGGGGGGATCCAACAGCCATGACTTAGCACaggctgggaagagcagccaggaccTTTCAAGTGTTCATTCCTCCAAGTCCACAGTGAGCACCCAGAGCATCTCCAAAGACCTGGACATTGCCCAGGAAGGCAGGTCCCAGAATTCCCATTCACTTCAATCCTCCAGAagcacagaggaggagaaggaggaggtgaaggGGAAAAGGACATTCCGAGAGGAGACACCACCTCGTCATACCAGAGAACATACATCCAGCTCCTTGCCAAGGAGCCACCGGGAGATGAACCTAGAAGAGGGTTTCATCGATACCCACTGTCACCTGGACATGCTTTACTCCAAGCTATCTTTCAAGGGGACATTTACAAAGTTCAGAAAGATTTATAGCAGCTCCTTCCCTAAGGAGTTTCAGGGCTGCATCTCTGACTTCTGTGATCCAAGGACATTGACTGATGGCCTATGGGAGGAACTCCTGAAAGAAGATCTGGTTTGGGGGGCCTTTGGCTGTCACCCTCATTTTGCACGCTACTATAATGAGAATCAAGAAAGAAAGCTTTTGCATGCCTTACGGCACCCCAAGGCTGTGGCATTTGGAGAGATGGGCCTGGACTACTCTCACAAGTGTACCACACCAGTTCCTGAGCAGCACCAG GTGTTTGAGAGGCAGCTGCAGCTGGCTGTGTCTCTGAAGAAGCCCTTGGTCATCCACTGCCGTGAAGCTGATGAAGATCTATTGGACATCATGAAAAAATTTGTGCCCTCTGACTACAAGATCCATAG GTGCCGAGAAGTCTTTGCCAGTATGCCCATCCAGGCCTGGCCTTGCACACAGTTCGAGAGATTGCCAGAGTCAAAGAGGAGTCACTTTCCCGTACTCTGGCGGTCCTCCGAGAGAACACCAGTCGCCTCTACAGTCTTTGAGCAGGGAGCATGA